A stretch of Natator depressus isolate rNatDep1 chromosome 2, rNatDep2.hap1, whole genome shotgun sequence DNA encodes these proteins:
- the LOC141981345 gene encoding myelin P2 protein-like, whose translation MCEVFLGAWKLISSENFDSYMKELGVGFITRKLGSLDKPSMIISINGDIITIKTESTFKNTKSSFKLGEEFEETTVDDRKTMSTVTMDNGSLTQVQKWDGKQTTIKRALVDGKMVVECTMNNVTCTRV comes from the exons ATGTGTGAGGTATTTTTAGGAGCCTGGAAACTCATTTCTAGTGAAAACTTTGACAGCTATATGAAAGAACTGG gGGTGGGTTTTATTACTAGGAAACTTGGCAGCCTGGACAAGCCCAGTATGATCATCAGCATCAATGGGGATATAATAACCATCAAGACAGAGAGCACCTTTAAAAACACCAAGAGCTCCTTCAAGCTGGGAGAAGAGTTTGAAGAAACCACAGTAGATGACAGGAAAACCATG AGCACTGTAACCATGGACAATGGCTCTCTGACTCAGGTGCAGAAGTGGGATGGCAAACAGACCACAATCAAGAGAGCGCTGGTGGATGGGAAGATGGTTGTG GAATGCACCATGAACAATGTCACCTGCACTAGAGTCTGA